A section of the Flavobacterium sp. CG_23.5 genome encodes:
- a CDS encoding reverse transcriptase domain-containing protein translates to MAVNKLIKKEKDWFKLKRYPHIDNPLLAKDRHIWIEPYVTNPLKVAAHNFYPLIHKKSKVRKFRREYCEVCGKLLYTNLNGKKTFRKAAKPKERELYYAGHIDALVYSYYAELLTKEYETILSHKNLTDVVTAYRKIPVKVGAKKHKCNIDFAVDVFKSINEYPKDNFVAIAFDIKGFFDNLNHKLLREKWKKVLGLTIEPLPDDHFNVFRNITRFSYIDLVDIFQEFQNQIFVKAFANCKPVITRKRVSKIKYLKKSNAIAFCTKDEYLAKRKSLVKKQRFVKDDSGNTVTKDFGIPQGSPISAVLANIYMLDFDYEINRYLESIGGIYRRYSDDMVAICPLDKKEDVIKEFADNIKNSCLTIQDKKTQIFHFERHSRILKCGQEFPNGINYNKNFIYLGLEFDGFDAKIKSASISGYYRKMKRTIKRGKYFSNKPLNKYTGELFKSRLLKRFSYKGADRRNKYIWNPSKTYFEISQHFDWGNFISYAKKAQQIKFPNKIESQTKRHWNKLEKLLKI, encoded by the coding sequence ATGGCTGTCAACAAATTAATAAAAAAGGAAAAGGATTGGTTTAAACTAAAACGATATCCACACATAGACAATCCTTTGTTGGCTAAAGACCGTCATATATGGATAGAACCCTACGTTACAAATCCACTAAAAGTAGCAGCTCATAATTTTTATCCACTTATCCATAAAAAAAGTAAAGTTAGAAAGTTCCGCAGAGAATATTGTGAAGTATGTGGAAAACTACTTTACACTAATCTAAATGGTAAAAAAACATTTCGTAAAGCTGCTAAACCTAAAGAAAGAGAATTATACTATGCAGGGCATATAGATGCTTTAGTGTATAGTTATTATGCTGAGTTATTGACAAAAGAATACGAAACAATTCTGTCACATAAAAACTTAACAGATGTGGTAACTGCTTATAGAAAGATACCAGTAAAAGTTGGTGCAAAAAAACACAAATGTAATATCGACTTTGCTGTAGATGTTTTTAAATCAATAAATGAATATCCAAAAGATAATTTTGTAGCTATAGCTTTTGATATAAAAGGCTTTTTTGACAATCTTAATCACAAATTGTTACGTGAAAAATGGAAAAAAGTTTTAGGTTTAACAATCGAACCTTTACCCGATGATCATTTCAATGTATTTAGAAACATCACTAGATTCAGTTACATTGATTTGGTAGATATTTTTCAAGAATTTCAAAATCAAATTTTTGTAAAAGCTTTTGCAAATTGTAAACCTGTAATAACAAGAAAGAGAGTTTCAAAAATCAAATACCTAAAAAAATCAAATGCAATTGCTTTCTGTACAAAAGACGAGTATTTAGCAAAAAGGAAAAGTTTAGTTAAAAAACAAAGATTCGTAAAAGATGATTCTGGAAATACTGTGACAAAAGACTTTGGAATTCCGCAAGGCTCTCCAATAAGTGCTGTATTAGCAAATATTTACATGCTTGATTTTGATTATGAAATAAATAGATATTTGGAGAGTATTGGAGGGATTTACCGAAGGTATTCCGATGATATGGTAGCGATTTGTCCATTAGATAAAAAAGAGGATGTAATAAAGGAATTCGCAGATAACATAAAGAATAGTTGTTTGACCATTCAAGATAAAAAAACACAAATCTTTCATTTTGAAAGACATTCGAGAATTTTAAAATGTGGTCAAGAATTTCCTAATGGAATAAATTATAATAAAAACTTTATCTATTTAGGGTTAGAATTTGATGGTTTCGATGCAAAAATAAAATCCGCAAGTATTTCGGGATATTATCGCAAAATGAAGAGAACTATTAAAAGAGGAAAATATTTTTCAAATAAACCTCTAAACAAATATACTGGAGAACTATTCAAATCAAGATTGTTAAAAAGATTTTCATACAAAGGTGCCGATAGAAGGAATAAATACATTTGGAATCCAAGTAAAACGTATTTTGAAATATCACAGCATTTTGATTGGGGTAATTTCATTTCATATGCCAAAAAAGCACAGCAAATAAAGTTTCCAAATAAAATTGAGTCTCAAACAAAAAGACATTGGAATAAATTAGAAAAGCTACTAAAAATTTAA
- a CDS encoding DNA modification system-associated small protein, with translation MINKGLDTTFIHFGIRKDDMEIIKNLCEEQGLDFEWMQENILKEFHNLKINNEDIDSKKIEKIIEKALNKI, from the coding sequence ATGATAAATAAAGGCTTAGACACCACTTTTATTCATTTTGGTATTCGTAAAGACGATATGGAAATTATCAAAAATCTTTGTGAAGAACAAGGTTTGGATTTTGAATGGATGCAAGAAAACATACTAAAAGAGTTCCACAATCTAAAGATCAATAATGAAGATATTGATAGCAAAAAGATTGAAAAAATTATCGAAAAGGCTTTAAACAAAATATAA
- a CDS encoding tetratricopeptide repeat protein, protein MDSRTVYELRREGKIQEALDMALKLYQIDPHDSWTQSALAWPLIDLCKASLTQNSLNQAQKYFNQLTAINFTDVDDIISGQITFLRPKIDINYSKIQEAENLSKNGNHKLALSKMKAMFINKELLDVHHEAYGWVIYRYIKAEENNISSFEIRSLMRDYMNLKNGRPSMVHSVFLNFALHFSKEHSEFNLYNFLLLWGPKNLRREDVYESHNDGKTYPSLISRIFREFIDKKVQIDCNILFERIPYLTPVKIIELLREPYYWNLFSADKENRKADLWKIFEEYNLLFKNQTGSEIHSKILNSAMFSMKENEEWRFLNFFENWNPENFIESDWKEIKKEDKIYPSLATKALKKAFELIKVGTHYSDLDKIISVYKTAITKFPKDIWLKREYAILLAKSETTEEAIKIYKELVLELGDQAYAWHEFALLFSDEDIDKSIGMLSKAIKLQKDENFLGSTRLDLADKLIKKNKLEEALVELNRYQEYRITNNKNVADKFHELTVFVKDIQTQKKDNLVLYNEYITVAENFAYQDISWSELVFVEKWKNDKNKEKLSFTDGNNLSLSINASRFPILKSIDVGQVIKFKIHNKLVEDKNNLHHFKQEYFPLLAEVSDKPKWSCLEDIIAVVDYINVEKNIVHAISSENKEVFFPMQNLCLFKGDFIKAKKFQKKIREEIRIDLKEITKVNQEEVINNFISHLAIIDSINEDKKLFHYVVNNRIHGIVRFEETELKPIEGDFIQIRLVHKLDKKQNRIIFKAIEVNTTEETTTALRKDISGLLKLKFKQYGSTLDWEDLDQEDEIQLNPSFGFIGDYYVPKEIIENSKIDSNCGVDAKVVFNGEKWKVFGLKKR, encoded by the coding sequence ATGGATAGTAGAACAGTTTATGAATTAAGAAGAGAAGGAAAAATCCAAGAAGCACTCGATATGGCCTTAAAACTTTATCAAATTGACCCACATGACAGTTGGACTCAAAGTGCATTAGCATGGCCTTTAATAGATCTTTGTAAGGCATCTTTAACACAAAACAGCCTTAATCAAGCTCAAAAATATTTTAATCAATTAACAGCAATAAATTTTACGGATGTTGATGATATTATCAGTGGTCAAATTACCTTTTTGAGACCTAAAATAGATATAAATTATTCTAAAATTCAAGAAGCTGAAAATTTAAGTAAAAATGGTAATCACAAACTTGCTTTAAGTAAAATGAAAGCAATGTTTATTAACAAAGAGTTGCTAGATGTTCATCACGAAGCGTATGGGTGGGTAATTTACCGTTATATAAAGGCAGAAGAAAATAATATTAGTTCTTTTGAAATACGTTCGTTAATGAGAGATTATATGAATTTAAAAAACGGAAGACCTTCGATGGTTCATTCTGTTTTTTTAAATTTTGCATTACATTTCTCCAAAGAACATTCCGAATTTAACTTGTATAACTTTCTTTTACTTTGGGGTCCTAAAAATCTTAGAAGAGAAGATGTATATGAAAGTCATAATGACGGTAAGACGTATCCATCTTTAATTTCAAGAATATTTAGAGAATTCATTGATAAAAAAGTTCAAATTGATTGTAATATTTTATTTGAAAGAATCCCATATCTCACACCAGTAAAAATTATAGAATTACTCCGTGAACCTTATTATTGGAATTTGTTCAGTGCCGATAAAGAAAATAGAAAAGCAGACCTTTGGAAAATATTTGAGGAGTATAATTTACTTTTTAAAAACCAAACTGGTTCAGAGATCCATTCAAAAATTTTAAATTCAGCTATGTTTTCAATGAAAGAAAATGAGGAATGGCGTTTTTTAAATTTCTTTGAAAATTGGAATCCAGAAAATTTTATTGAAAGCGATTGGAAAGAAATTAAAAAAGAGGATAAAATTTATCCTTCTTTAGCAACCAAGGCATTAAAAAAAGCTTTCGAATTAATCAAGGTAGGTACACATTATAGTGATTTAGATAAAATCATTAGTGTTTATAAAACTGCTATTACAAAGTTCCCAAAAGATATTTGGTTGAAACGTGAGTATGCTATTTTGTTAGCTAAAAGCGAGACTACTGAGGAAGCAATTAAAATATATAAAGAATTAGTTCTTGAATTGGGTGATCAAGCTTACGCATGGCATGAATTTGCTTTATTGTTCTCAGATGAGGATATAGATAAATCAATTGGAATGTTATCAAAAGCAATTAAGCTTCAAAAAGACGAAAACTTTTTAGGTAGTACGCGATTGGATTTAGCAGACAAATTAATTAAAAAAAACAAGTTAGAAGAAGCATTAGTAGAGCTAAATAGATACCAAGAATATAGAATTACAAATAATAAAAATGTTGCAGATAAATTCCATGAATTAACTGTATTTGTTAAGGATATTCAAACTCAAAAGAAAGACAATCTAGTATTATATAATGAATATATAACAGTTGCAGAAAATTTTGCTTATCAAGATATTTCGTGGTCTGAATTAGTTTTTGTTGAGAAATGGAAAAACGATAAAAACAAAGAAAAATTAAGTTTTACAGATGGTAATAATTTAAGTTTATCAATAAATGCAAGTCGTTTTCCAATTTTGAAAAGTATTGATGTTGGTCAAGTTATTAAGTTTAAAATTCACAACAAATTAGTAGAAGATAAAAATAATTTACACCATTTTAAACAAGAATATTTCCCATTGCTTGCCGAGGTTTCTGATAAACCCAAATGGAGTTGTTTGGAAGATATTATTGCAGTTGTGGATTATATAAATGTTGAAAAAAACATAGTGCATGCAATTTCAAGTGAAAATAAAGAAGTGTTTTTTCCGATGCAAAATTTATGCTTATTTAAAGGCGATTTTATAAAGGCAAAAAAGTTTCAAAAGAAAATTAGAGAAGAAATAAGAATTGACTTAAAAGAAATAACGAAAGTTAATCAGGAGGAAGTAATTAATAATTTCATTTCACACTTAGCTATAATCGATAGTATAAATGAGGATAAAAAATTATTTCATTACGTTGTGAATAACAGAATTCATGGAATAGTTAGATTTGAAGAAACTGAATTGAAACCTATTGAAGGCGATTTTATTCAAATCAGACTAGTTCATAAATTAGACAAAAAACAGAATAGGATAATATTTAAAGCTATTGAAGTTAATACAACTGAAGAGACAACAACTGCTTTAAGGAAAGACATCTCTGGTTTATTAAAACTAAAATTTAAGCAATATGGCTCTACTTTAGACTGGGAAGATTTAGATCAAGAAGATGAGATACAATTAAACCCATCGTTTGGTTTTATTGGAGATTATTATGTTCCAAAAGAAATTATTGAAAATAGTAAAATTGATAGTAATTGTGGTGTAGATGCTAAAGTTGTATTCAATGGTGAAAAATGGAAAGTTTTTGGACTTAAAAAAAGATGA
- a CDS encoding ATP-binding protein — MAAIETGLRQAEALNSKMNDLRERLEKHINLKQYTDNHKNVTPKGNAKLMRICLIAGLSDTEKRNKELLNIQMSSNSIHPTLFTVHNLNGILSSMIKLRYHDLDINWEDNITKSKVVNAEIFRGYDLLMKGETLHDWLKVSTTASIKAGQIPLLNLNIGSYDGDISAYLDMNSKNVTNTQILIAGTTGSGKSNLLAVLMNEMRSLSIESNYPVNFLFFDYKGEFSDIANNDWLQHFELDRTAILDPMVEPLPFTPFKDFVGKTQNEINMYSTALANALLAIDSAKISANMSNRLSEAIINAYKETKGKPINFTIIIDHYTDLQPQNEKDRVDSVKSVLSQLERSNLFSNEDRIDLIGNSFIVKMDKFPNDGPLGKAIVYFIVSKLNSIYENLPVQANDKEKVELRHFTIIDEAHYMLGFDNKPLRDLIAVGRNKGMSIILATQNMDAYKSKYFDFYANAQYPLIMKQQSINDGVLKDMYGVSGNELNDIKQAIAGLQKGELIIKNNDAILMGFGKKYKKIKVRHLI, encoded by the coding sequence ATGGCAGCAATAGAAACAGGTTTAAGACAAGCAGAGGCATTAAATTCAAAAATGAATGATTTGCGCGAGCGATTGGAAAAACACATCAATTTAAAACAGTACACAGACAATCATAAAAACGTTACTCCAAAAGGTAATGCAAAACTGATGCGTATTTGTTTAATTGCTGGGTTGTCAGATACCGAGAAAAGAAACAAGGAACTCCTCAATATTCAAATGTCGTCTAATAGTATTCACCCAACACTATTTACGGTACATAATTTAAATGGCATTTTGTCCTCGATGATTAAGTTACGTTACCACGATTTAGACATCAATTGGGAAGACAATATAACAAAAAGTAAAGTTGTAAACGCTGAGATATTCAGAGGTTATGATTTACTGATGAAAGGCGAAACATTACACGATTGGTTAAAAGTCAGTACTACAGCATCCATCAAAGCAGGTCAAATACCGTTGCTAAACTTAAATATTGGTAGTTATGATGGAGATATAAGTGCCTACTTAGATATGAATAGTAAGAACGTTACCAATACTCAAATATTGATTGCGGGTACTACTGGTTCAGGAAAATCAAATCTATTGGCCGTTTTAATGAACGAGATGCGTTCCCTTTCAATAGAAAGTAACTATCCCGTAAATTTCCTTTTCTTCGATTACAAAGGAGAGTTTTCAGATATAGCGAATAATGATTGGTTGCAACATTTTGAGTTAGATCGTACCGCTATTTTAGATCCAATGGTAGAGCCATTACCATTTACTCCGTTTAAAGATTTTGTGGGTAAGACACAAAATGAAATCAACATGTATTCTACCGCATTGGCTAATGCCCTTTTAGCAATCGATAGTGCAAAGATTAGTGCAAACATGAGTAATCGCCTATCAGAAGCAATTATAAACGCATATAAAGAAACGAAGGGTAAACCAATAAATTTCACCATCATAATTGATCATTATACTGACTTACAGCCTCAAAATGAAAAAGATAGAGTAGATAGTGTAAAATCAGTATTAAGTCAATTAGAACGCTCTAATCTATTTTCAAATGAAGATCGAATCGATTTGATTGGAAATAGTTTTATTGTTAAGATGGACAAATTTCCAAACGATGGTCCATTAGGAAAAGCCATAGTTTATTTTATTGTTTCCAAACTGAACTCAATCTACGAAAACTTACCGGTACAAGCCAATGATAAAGAAAAAGTAGAACTAAGACATTTCACGATTATTGATGAAGCACATTATATGTTAGGCTTTGACAATAAACCACTTCGTGATTTGATTGCTGTAGGACGTAACAAAGGAATGAGTATCATTCTGGCAACTCAAAATATGGATGCATACAAGAGCAAATATTTTGATTTCTATGCTAATGCACAATACCCTTTAATCATGAAGCAGCAATCCATAAACGATGGCGTACTGAAAGATATGTACGGTGTATCAGGCAATGAATTAAACGATATTAAACAAGCAATAGCAGGACTTCAAAAAGGGGAACTAATCATCAAAAATAATGATGCGATCTTAATGGGCTTTGGCAAAAAATATAAAAAAATCAAGGTTAGACATTTGATATAA
- a CDS encoding AAA family ATPase, whose translation MLITKIIAKNFKTYQELDLDLTVNEEQPIILIGGENGGGKTTLFQAIYSALYGLKVKDEQHFNKLQNAGERAKTSSNSSNKIELEIHFTGKVLHTDYKYIIKRLYTINAQNNPVEAVMLNLNGDIFNYGTATPHAERVKKEAEVNKIIKANLPQELSKYFLFDAMEAGNLLKDEYLNRVIKENIENVMGFNKYIQLGNATHTLTQEYIAQSIEIGEERTQYKNLIEEQKKYQELIESTATLNERALNYSISQKEFYESAKEGKNLQADIKEQILIVDRKIEDILNKESLFIEQSEKFLNDIEIQVFIPKLVTIVQYEIELILSEKGQQISSDFIDPEQINKLTDRVLEFLKEHHLILGELSKEQKTALAKFILTKSSQNNKKTEYDFIDKKDVTYFEQLLGWSSINQYTTLEQQKSSLEKELATLPNLRIQLLDLRKNDIGGSEDIIQSFEANELKIKDYKDALHNYKIESDKLDAKIKRFDLSDEEEPNPKLEALKKLGPLFSKISNALLINKKARIEEEMKNDLNTTLVVYKDQIDRVVLSEDLSNLSFKIYHKAGNEIYLDELNAASKQIIIQVLLKSLHYFGDYNPPVMIDTVFGYLDENSRASLLENYFPKLSHQTILLSTDSEIRKSIDLAKIENFISKKYTLVRDKENQLTHVVEGYFEKYN comes from the coding sequence ATGCTCATAACCAAAATAATTGCCAAAAACTTTAAAACCTATCAGGAACTAGATTTAGACTTGACTGTTAATGAAGAGCAGCCTATAATCTTAATTGGTGGAGAAAACGGTGGCGGAAAAACTACTTTGTTTCAAGCTATTTACAGTGCTTTGTATGGGCTAAAAGTCAAAGACGAACAACACTTCAATAAATTACAAAATGCTGGTGAAAGAGCTAAAACCTCCAGTAATAGTAGCAACAAGATTGAATTAGAAATTCATTTTACGGGTAAAGTATTACACACTGATTACAAATATATAATTAAAAGGTTATATACTATCAATGCTCAAAATAATCCAGTAGAAGCCGTAATGCTTAATCTTAACGGGGACATTTTTAATTATGGCACCGCAACGCCTCACGCCGAAAGAGTAAAAAAAGAAGCCGAAGTAAATAAAATAATCAAAGCCAATCTGCCACAAGAATTAAGTAAATATTTCCTTTTTGATGCAATGGAAGCAGGTAATTTGTTGAAAGACGAGTACCTAAACCGTGTTATTAAAGAAAATATTGAAAATGTAATGGGTTTCAATAAATACATCCAGTTAGGAAATGCCACTCATACCCTTACGCAAGAATACATTGCGCAAAGCATAGAAATTGGGGAAGAAAGAACACAGTACAAAAACCTGATAGAGGAGCAAAAGAAGTACCAGGAATTAATCGAATCTACAGCAACACTAAATGAAAGAGCATTAAATTACTCTATTTCTCAAAAGGAATTTTATGAAAGTGCCAAAGAAGGTAAAAATCTACAAGCAGATATCAAAGAACAAATCCTAATCGTTGATAGAAAGATTGAAGATATTTTAAATAAAGAATCACTCTTCATCGAGCAATCAGAAAAATTTCTAAATGATATTGAGATTCAGGTTTTTATTCCAAAGTTGGTTACCATTGTTCAATACGAAATAGAACTAATCCTTTCAGAAAAAGGACAACAAATCAGCAGTGATTTTATAGACCCTGAACAAATCAATAAATTGACGGACAGAGTATTGGAATTCCTAAAAGAACATCATTTAATCTTAGGGGAATTATCTAAAGAACAAAAAACTGCACTTGCAAAATTCATCTTAACAAAATCAAGCCAGAACAATAAGAAAACAGAATACGACTTCATTGATAAAAAAGATGTCACTTATTTTGAACAGTTATTGGGTTGGTCAAGTATTAACCAGTACACTACCCTAGAACAACAAAAAAGCAGTCTAGAAAAGGAATTGGCCACCTTGCCTAATTTAAGAATTCAGCTGCTAGATTTAAGAAAAAACGATATTGGTGGCAGTGAAGATATAATACAAAGCTTTGAAGCCAATGAACTAAAAATTAAAGACTACAAAGACGCTCTTCATAATTATAAAATTGAAAGCGACAAACTAGATGCTAAAATTAAAAGGTTTGATTTGTCTGACGAGGAAGAACCCAATCCTAAACTGGAAGCACTTAAAAAATTAGGCCCTTTATTTTCTAAAATTTCAAATGCTTTGTTGATAAACAAAAAAGCACGTATTGAAGAGGAAATGAAAAATGATTTGAATACAACCTTAGTCGTGTATAAAGACCAAATAGATCGCGTAGTTCTTTCAGAGGATTTAAGTAATCTATCCTTTAAAATATACCACAAAGCAGGAAACGAAATATATCTAGACGAATTAAATGCTGCGTCAAAACAAATAATCATTCAAGTATTACTAAAATCATTGCATTATTTTGGTGATTACAATCCACCAGTAATGATAGACACCGTTTTCGGTTATCTAGATGAAAACAGCAGGGCTTCACTATTAGAAAATTATTTTCCAAAACTTTCACATCAAACCATTTTATTAAGCACCGATAGTGAAATTAGAAAATCGATTGATTTGGCTAAAATTGAGAACTTCATTTCAAAGAAATATACACTCGTTAGAGACAAAGAAAACCAATTGACACATGTTGTCGAAGGGTATTTTGAAAAATATAATTAA
- a CDS encoding nuclease-related domain-containing protein, which produces MSLEILHNRAEHTHENEQFRRFALELKSIFSQRNWEGILIGNPFNDNYHRFRADAILCYNHGIILIDFKDYKGTIILPDNVDGFQKDPWNIENNIDKGRIEIKAGSHFNNPFRQLKAYRQAFYEIVEHDIFLNSYIDPSRVCIANVFSGPLDLKNDIPRSLPYYKIIQENDIAAPLYEFASKNAFTLDIADTLKKIFPAEKWDDGKALVQPSIIIDTFQEIEKDVEKELNNFLKDKKSGVFVLESMNIKSRDAWMKHLLAEATNFGIPQIELWGHSARICKKITDRTRTEVNSIYKTIYGGISQSDEEEVEKDGENENSKLLEIIPIKTNEYIDENALIILHEAHLINRSLNQSDLLRFGSGRLLEDIFKFLNLEKSNRKVICIGDPYSLSFGKNEDAALNIETLSELFTGTINHHRDTKIQTDYDGKIDIVYNIAKSIEDTIFNELKYNWNSSDLYHITKQEVEIKLKKWFSEPKLIEPKEAILMYSKRDAKKTNLWIKNNCLNNSTKFSKGDLLIANNNVNIPDDTGFNQPKKVINGMYFTLNEIKQSLSFPIKINQSVLPINLNFIKINVKCLNLNGIPETDVWMLENHFISNDGLSKEEKIAFRVFVNRKLNEQKGENPFVDSAEFKLLKQDKAYIELSNEEKEALVIVATNYNLPKDKKIVIKTNNKVRKEILAKCKAKYDRRLLAYIRENDPFVNAVFLNYGWALTVHKALGSSFNETIINSYQGESKGINNAEYFRWLYTSIATTENLVSIINPQEINPLMNCEFEDSSNGFNEVKETKRGYLKFQNFIPKNIYSNKVADLNNENVIGTICTLTKQIEPKGYILESVQKKSDYLTKVIYSIPQSIDKKCFFNIDNKGEKDQYAVSNVRIDKLENEEKEIIEEVIASLFVVKNLPKEDFSLEIPNDFRKVIYSKWSKILKENNYQLKLLESHNNQDIFSANNNESKIKFRVWYGTSEKEKTKGFINKIVVLEKSEVDLCNKLKSWLM; this is translated from the coding sequence ATGAGTTTAGAAATACTACATAATAGAGCGGAACATACCCACGAGAATGAACAATTCAGGAGATTTGCTTTGGAATTAAAAAGCATATTTTCTCAAAGAAATTGGGAAGGTATTCTTATTGGGAATCCATTCAATGATAACTACCATAGGTTTAGAGCAGATGCAATATTATGCTACAATCATGGTATAATATTAATTGATTTTAAAGATTATAAAGGAACAATTATTCTTCCAGACAATGTTGATGGCTTTCAAAAGGATCCTTGGAATATTGAAAATAATATCGACAAGGGTAGAATTGAAATTAAAGCAGGTTCTCATTTTAACAATCCATTCAGACAATTAAAAGCATATCGCCAAGCCTTTTATGAAATTGTTGAACACGATATTTTCTTAAACAGTTATATAGATCCATCAAGAGTATGCATTGCAAATGTGTTTTCAGGCCCCTTAGATTTAAAAAATGATATTCCACGAAGTTTACCTTATTACAAGATTATACAAGAAAATGATATTGCAGCTCCTCTATACGAATTTGCCAGTAAAAATGCATTTACTTTAGACATCGCAGACACTTTAAAAAAAATATTTCCTGCTGAAAAATGGGATGACGGAAAGGCTTTAGTTCAACCATCAATAATAATTGATACCTTTCAAGAAATTGAAAAAGATGTTGAAAAAGAATTAAATAACTTTTTAAAAGACAAGAAAAGCGGTGTTTTTGTTTTAGAATCTATGAATATAAAAAGTCGCGATGCATGGATGAAGCATTTGCTTGCGGAAGCAACTAATTTCGGAATTCCTCAAATAGAACTTTGGGGACATTCAGCTAGAATTTGTAAAAAAATCACAGACAGAACTAGAACAGAAGTAAATAGTATCTATAAAACAATTTATGGTGGTATAAGTCAATCAGATGAAGAGGAAGTAGAAAAAGATGGTGAAAATGAAAACTCCAAATTACTTGAAATAATCCCAATAAAAACAAATGAATATATAGATGAAAATGCTCTGATTATTCTTCACGAAGCACATTTAATAAATAGAAGTCTTAACCAGTCAGATTTGCTACGCTTTGGAAGTGGAAGACTTTTAGAGGATATTTTTAAATTTTTAAATCTTGAAAAAAGTAATAGAAAAGTAATTTGTATCGGAGATCCTTATTCATTATCATTCGGCAAAAATGAAGATGCAGCTCTAAATATTGAAACATTATCTGAATTATTTACTGGTACTATAAATCATCATAGAGATACTAAAATTCAAACGGATTATGATGGTAAAATCGATATAGTTTATAATATTGCTAAAAGTATTGAAGATACTATTTTTAATGAATTAAAATACAACTGGAATAGTTCAGATTTATACCACATAACAAAACAGGAAGTTGAAATTAAATTAAAGAAATGGTTTAGTGAACCAAAACTAATAGAACCTAAAGAGGCAATTTTAATGTATTCTAAAAGGGATGCAAAAAAAACGAATTTGTGGATAAAAAATAATTGTTTAAATAACAGTACAAAGTTTTCAAAAGGAGATTTATTGATAGCAAACAACAATGTAAATATTCCTGATGACACTGGCTTTAATCAACCTAAAAAAGTCATCAATGGTATGTATTTTACATTAAATGAAATAAAGCAGTCTTTGAGTTTTCCAATAAAAATAAATCAAAGTGTTTTACCTATAAATCTAAATTTTATAAAAATTAATGTAAAGTGTTTAAACTTAAATGGCATACCAGAAACAGATGTCTGGATGCTAGAAAATCATTTTATAAGTAATGATGGTCTTTCTAAAGAAGAAAAAATTGCTTTCAGAGTTTTCGTTAATAGAAAATTGAATGAACAAAAAGGGGAAAACCCATTTGTTGATAGTGCAGAATTTAAACTTTTAAAACAGGATAAAGCATACATTGAATTATCTAATGAAGAAAAAGAGGCTTTAGTTATTGTAGCAACAAATTACAATTTACCTAAGGATAAAAAAATTGTAATTAAAACAAATAATAAAGTTCGAAAAGAAATACTTGCAAAATGTAAAGCTAAATATGACAGAAGATTATTAGCTTACATTAGGGAAAATGATCCTTTCGTAAATGCAGTATTTTTAAACTATGGTTGGGCTTTAACAGTACATAAAGCATTGGGCTCATCATTCAATGAAACAATAATAAACAGCTATCAAGGAGAAAGTAAAGGCATCAATAATGCAGAATATTTTAGATGGCTATATACATCAATCGCCACTACGGAAAACCTTGTTTCAATAATTAATCCTCAAGAAATAAATCCTTTAATGAATTGTGAATTTGAAGATTCTTCTAATGGATTTAATGAAGTTAAGGAAACGAAAAGAGGTTATCTTAAATTTCAAAATTTCATTCCAAAAAACATTTACTCAAACAAAGTAGCAGACTTAAATAATGAAAATGTCATAGGAACAATATGCACTTTAACAAAACAGATTGAACCTAAAGGGTATATTTTAGAAAGTGTCCAAAAAAAATCAGACTATTTAACAAAAGTGATTTATTCAATACCACAGTCTATTGATAAGAAATGTTTTTTTAATATTGATAACAAAGGTGAGAAAGATCAATATGCAGTTAGTAATGTTAGAATTGATAAATTAGAAAATGAAGAAAAAGAAATTATTGAAGAAGTAATTGCAAGCTTATTTGTAGTAAAAAATTTGCCTAAGGAAGATTTTTCATTAGAAATCCCAAATGATTTTAGAAAAGTTATTTATTCAAAATGGTCTAAAATTCTTAAAGAAAACAATTACCAACTGAAATTGTTAGAAAGTCATAACAATCAAGACATTTTTTCTGCTAATAACAATGAAAGTAAAATTAAGTTCCGTGTTTGGTATGGAACTAGTGAAAAAGAAAAAACCAAAGGATTCATTAATAAAATAGTGGTTTTAGAAAAGAGTGAAGTGGATTTATGTAATAAATTAAAATCATGGTTAATGTAA